One region of Cydia pomonella isolate Wapato2018A chromosome 25, ilCydPomo1, whole genome shotgun sequence genomic DNA includes:
- the LOC133531307 gene encoding uncharacterized protein LOC133531307: MPPKTKKAASTEPSTDDEQNGGDGEICEESAVTTAMADMTMFSTQNVQNIIETLQRSQTEALKELLQSVSSRTTSCTALGQGTLTGCKTTFSGQPQESVEAFIDAVDAYSECAQVSDTNVLRGLAYLLKENAATWWQGVKQQITSWQQAKENLISAYGDRRPPHRIYIEIFSSPQQTENTDVFVARIRSLFARLPEGDISEKAQLDMTYGLLSSRIRKRLRREDVASFKELLRRARSVEDSFDEGERKQTPPQAANRAVTSNQRAPPASTTTARTGTSHASGAPAATAPPRAPQSSALAQPRTPPTPTQPAVAQGPGTGITTTVADASVKKQRPVCAYCRRFGHSKDQCRKLMNSGEPTSNNNTANSANVRPISETSDISFYSVDFNSCNVASKNRTQNAYFSMSDTCSNLSLIVHSNKVENGTTHHCYDYDGPRSNMIPACTTTATTGKKCLHSFVPKAVKNITCATNSLQTTNPHSCNEQFRCRGPLSSITVPTCSSNYSVISSEDARKCSMTDSREQNELYLTNGRNSILCVNNNNRPCNNNEYSPFASKCINPSNSGDVTEVDTFFGADCGKISDDELIYLYMTYVDGDCEICETVGRTTRPIFNIEILGVKGTGLVDTGAKRCVAGHTLYAILLRRNHPLRTITRNIKLADGVSRAMEVLVTVLEVRLEQEIVKIPFLIFPYATNNETLLGIDFLTAAGVDIDFLELVWCFSRNRTVQYKLCFEPTSPSVTCATTNVLRDDEGSHLTPAERQALAGVLTRHAHVFTPGGAPTPYAEPRIETGEHPPIAVPPYRLNPAKKELMKKEIDKMLKDDVIEECESAWSSPALMVPKANGEIRFCVDYRRLNAITKSDTYPMPRIDDLLQNTKRDCYMSTLDLRSSYWQVMLREADRDKSSFVCPLGTFRFKRMPFGLKNAPATFQRLIDRLRSCSALKDVTVLAYLDDLLVISEGYQRHLQDLEAVFKRLAEFNLHVNREKCAFARENVKYLGHVITQQGVSTDPDKVSAVLEMKEPGTLKHLRTFLQTCSWFRKFIPNFSKVSEPLTRLTRKNQVWIWGSEQTQAFLELKRLLTTAPILVQADFSRPFILRTDSSNYALGAVLLQGDGNEERPIEYASRLLNAAERNYSTTEREALAVVWAVERFRPYLDGQPVVIGSDHQPLRWLLSLKSPAGRLVRWALRLQAFDIRFEYTPGKANVVADTLSRPVCSGDSCEDCGVCSVVVDLPTKNPAELRREQLADPEVEKIVKEVEGSNEVASRRWTERGYLMEQGVLYRYNPDSDSETPQLVIPISLRAEILKECHDSPVAGHPGVDRTYQKIAQLYYFTGMRRIITDYVKACIHCQRYKAINTKPPGLLQTPLMNQRNEVLAMDLFGPLPPGDQGERWIFLVEDTATRWTELYALKDATAEACAVILVEEYFMRFGLPRRVISDNGVQFISAVMRQCMAALGIKQNLAPLYHPEANPAELKNRDMKPMLAQLVEEDHTSWPRKLPVIRFALNSARCRTTGKSPAYLTFGREMRSPTEVIHDLRAILGKDNFVPQITPYLQSFLNSLSGIRERVEIQQDKAKEYADASRRPSEEFEVGDLVLLKSHLLSNTSKDVTAKFLPRRDGPYVITEKVSPTTYTIASTDQPDISLGRYHTQDLTRYRGNDGDTPRPVVPKRNRGRPPNTDRNDRVLVQERGRSPGLEGEHIANRVDDTNGQTSTAFKLPARASRGQLPARYTE, from the coding sequence ATGCCGCCGAAAACGAAAAAAGCGGCTAGTACAGAGCCCAGCACCGACGACGAGCAAAATGGCGGTGATGGTGAGATCTGCGAAGAAAGCGCGGTAACTACGGCAATGGCCGATATGACTATGTTTTCGACTCAAAATGTGCAAAACATCATAGAGACGCTACAGCGATCGCAGACCGAAGCTCTGAAAGAATTATTACAGTCAGTATCGTCGCGTACTACGTCGTGTACAGCTCTAGGTCAAGGAACGTTAACGGGCTGCAAGACTACGTTCTCTGGTCAGCCGCAGGAGTCAGTGGAAGCATTTATTGACGCAGTAGACGCCTACAGTGAATGCGCACAGGTTTCTGATACAAATGTCCTGCGCGGTCTGGCATACCTTCTAAAAGAAAACGCGGCGACTTGGTGGCAGGGCGTGAAGCAGCAAATTACGTCATGGCAGCAGGCTAAAGAGAACCTTATAAGTGCTTACGGCGATCGCCGCCCGCCCCATCGCATATACATAGAAATATTTTCATCGCCACAGCAAACGGAAAACACCGACGTGTTTGTGGCGCGAATACGTTCCCTTTTCGCGCGGCTTCCCGAGGGAGACATTTCCGAAAAGGCGCAACTCGACATGACTTATGGACTCCTGAGCAGCAGGATAAGGAAGAGGCTACGGAGGGAGGACGTCGCAAGCTTTAAAGAGCTACTCCGCCGTGCACGAAGCGTGGAGGATTCCTTCGACGAGGGGGAGAGGAAACAAACACCGCCGCAGGCTGCAAACCGCGCGGTGACCTCGAACCAACGCGCGCCTCCTGCTTCGACAACCACGGCGCGTACGGGTACATCGCACGCCAGCGGCGCGCCAGCCGCGACCGCGCCGCCCCGGGCGCCGCAATCGTCCGCGCTCGCGCAGCCGCGCACGCCACCGACGCCGACTCAACCGGCGGTCGCGCAAGGTCCCGGCACCGGTATCACCACCACCGTCGCTGACGCGTCTGTGAAGAAGCAGCGACCCGTTTGTGCGTACTGCCGAAGGTTCGGACACTCCAAAGACCAGTGCCGTAAGCTTATGAACTCAGGTGAGCCCACGTCAAATAATAACACTGCAAATAGTGCAAATGTGCGACCTATAAGTGAAACAAGTGATATTAGCTTTTATAGTGTCGATTTCAACTCGTGCAATGTCGCGTCTAAAAATAGAACACAAAATGCCTATTTTTCTATGAGTGACACATGCAGCAATTTGAGCCTTATTGTGCATAGTAATAAAGTCGAAAATGGCACTACTCATCATTGTTATGATTACGATGGACCTCGTAGCAATATGATTCCTGCATGTACCACCACAGCTACTACAGGCAAGAAATGTTTGCATTCTTTTGTACCTAAAGCCGTTAAAAATATTACGTGTGCTACCAATTCTTTGCAAACGACTAACCCTCATTCATGTAACGAACAATTTCGCTGCCGCGGACCGCTTAGTTCTATTACAGTTCCGACGTGTTCTAGTAATTATTCAGTAATTTCAAGCGAAGACGCGCGAAAATGTTCGATGACGGATAGTCGTGAACAAAACGAGCTTTATTTAACAAACGGTCGTAACTCAATTTTGtgcgtaaataataataatcgtccctgtaataataatgaatacTCACCGTTTGCGTCAAAGTGTATTAACCCTTCAAATAGCGGGGATGTTACGGAAGTAGACACGTTTTTTGGCGCGGACTGTGGTAAGATTTCCGACGATGAGTTGATATACCTGTATATGACTTACGTTGATGGGGATTGCGAGATTTGCGAGACGGTGGGTCGAACGACAAGACCGATTTTTAATATAGAGATTTTAGGCGTGAAGGGCACTGGTTTGGTAGACACGGGTGCAAAGCGGTGCGTCGCGGGCCACACGCTCTATGCTATACTCTTGCGTCGAAACCACCCGCTCCGCACGATAACGCGCAACATTAAGCTGGCCGATGGGGTGTCACGTGCGATGGAAGTACTAGTTACCGTATTAGAGGTGCGATTAGAACAGGAAATTGTTAAGATTCCATTCCTAATTTTCCCTTACGCGACTAACAATGAAACGTTGCTAGGCATTGATTTTCTTACTGCTGCTGGGGTAGATATTGATTTCCTCGAGTTAGTATGGTGTTTCAGTAGGAACCGCACGGTTCAGTATAAACTATGTTTCGAGCCTACTTCGCCCAGTGTAACCTGTGCTACCACAAACGTTCTTCGGGATGACGAGGGAAGTCATCTTACACCAGCTGAGCGTCAGGCGCTTGCTGGCGTCCTTACTAGGCACGCACACGTCTTCACGCCAGGGGGAGCTCCAACCCCTTATGCTGAGCCTCGGATAGAAACAGGTGAGCACCCTCCTATAGCAGTACCACCTTATCGACTCAATCCAGCCAAGAAAGAGCTGATGAAGAAGGAGATTGATAAGATGTTAAAAGACGACGTTATTGAAGAATGCGAGTCAGCTTGGAGTTCACCAGCTCTGATGGTGCCGAAGGCTAACGGTGAGATTCGTTTCTGCGTGGACTACCGTCGTTTGAATGCAATTACCAAGTCCGATACTTACCCGATGCCACGCATCGATGACTTGCTGCAGAATACGAAGCGAGATTGCTACATGAGCACCCTTGACCTTCGTTCATCGTACTGGCAGGTAATGTTAAGGGAGGCGGACAGGGATAAAAGCTCATTTGTGTGTCCTTTAGGCACCTTCCGCTTTAAGCGTATGCCGTTTGGCCTGAAGAATGCTCCAGCGACGTTCCAACGGCTGATCGACCGCCTACGTTCCTGCTCAGCATTAAAAGATGTAACTGTCTTAGCTTACTTAGACGACCTTCTGGTGATTTCAGAAGGTTATCAACGTCACTTACAAGACCTCGAAGCAGTTTTCAAACGCTTGGCCGAGTTCAACCTCCATGTCAATAGGGAGAAGTGCGCGTTCGCACGTGAAAACGTCAAGTACCTCGGCCACGTCATAACGCAACAAGGCGTTTCCACCGACCCAGATAAGGTGAGTGCTGTACTCGAGATGAAGGAACCAGGTACCTTGAAGCACCTGCGAACCTTTCTACAAACGTGCTCGTGGTTTAGGAAGTTTATACCAAACTTCTCGAAGGTTTCTGAACCACTGACACGCTTAACTAGGAAAAATCAAGTTTGGATCTGGGGATCTGAGCAGACCCAAGCATTCCTTGAGCTGAAGCGTCTTCTGACCACAGCTCCAATTCTGGTGCAAGCCGATTTCAGTCGTCCCTTTATTCTTCGGACAGATTCGAGTAATTACGCCCTAGGAGCGGTCTTATTGCAAGGGGACGGAAACGAAGAAAGGCCGATAGAATACGCCAGCCGACTTCTCAACGCAGCAGAGCGTAATTACTCTACAACGGAACGGGAAGCTCTCGCTGTGGTATGGGCGGTAGAGCGTTTCCGACCTTATCTTGACGGCCAGCCAGTCGTCATTGGCAGTGACCACCAGCCCCTCCGTTGGCTGCTGTCACTGAAGTCACCAGCAGGCAGGTTAGTACGTTGGGCCCTTAGACTCCAGGCCTTTGATATTCGTTTTGAATACACTCCCGGGAAGGCGAACGTGGTAGCCGACACGCTGAGTAGACCAGTCTGCTCCGGAGACTCTTGTGAGGACTGCGGAGTCTGCTCGGTTGTGGTTGACCTACCAACGAAAAACCCAGCAGAGTTGAGGCGCGAACAGCTCGCTGACCCCGAAGTGGAGAAGATTGTCAAAGAAGTCGAGGGTTCTAATGAGGTGGCATCTCGGCGATGGACAGAGCGCGGCTACTTGATGGAACAAGGGGTACTATACAGGTACAACCCCGATTCCGATAGCGAGACTCCACAGCTCGTTATACCCATTAGTCTCAGAGCAGAGATTCTGAAGGAGTGCCACGACTCGCCGGTAGCCGGACACCCTGGCGTCGATCGTACGTACCAGAAGATTGCCCAGCTGTACTACTTTACAGGTATGCGGAGAATAATCACTGATTATGTCAAAGCCTGCATACACTGTCAACGCTACAAAGCCATAAATACCAAGCCTCCAGGTCTTCTGCAAACACCGCTCATGAACCAGCGCAATGAAGTGCTGGCCATGGATTTATTCGGTCCATTGCCACCAGGAGACCAGGGGGAGAGGTGGATTTTCCTTGTCGAGGACACTGCTACCCGGTGGACAGAGCTATACGCACTTAAGGACGCCACCGCGGAAGCCTGTGCGGTGATTCTCGTCGAGGAGTATTTTATGCGTTTTGGTCTACCTCGTCGAGTCATTTCGGACAATGGTGTTCAATTCATATCCGCAGTTATGCGTCAGTGCATGGCAGCTCTAGGGATAAAACAGAATCTTGCCCCGTTATATCACCCAGAAGCTAACCCTGCGGAACTCAAGAACCGAGACATGAAACCGATGTTGGCACAGCTCGTGGAAGAAGACCACACTTCTTGGCCACGAAAATTACCGGTGATTCGGTTCGCCTTAAATAGTGCAAGATGCCGCACTACAGGGAAATCACCTGCTTATTTGACTTTCGGCAGGGAAATGCGGTCACCCACAGAGGTCATCCATGACCTTCGTGCTATCTTGGGTAAAGATAACTTTGTCCCACAGATAACTCCGTATCTCCAATCGTTTTTAAACTCGTTATCAGGGATTCGGGAACGTGTGGAGATCCAACAAGATAAAGCGAAGGAGTATGCCGATGCGTCGCGCCGACCTTCAGAGGAATTTGAGGTAGGTGACTTGGTCCTCCTTAAGTCGCATCTGCTCAGTAACACGTCCAAGGATGTAACTGCAAAGTTTCTCCCACGTCGCGATGGACCGTACGTCATAACAGAGAAGGTTAGCCCTACGACGTATACAATCGCTAGCACCGACCAACCTGATATTTCTCTCGGAAGATACCACACTCAGGACCTTACTCGTTACCGAGGTAACGACGGCGATACCCCAAGACCTGTTGTTCCTAAGAGGAATCGTGGACGTCCACCTAATACTGATAGGAATGATAGGGTACTAGTCCAGGAGCGGGGGCGTTCTCCAGGACTAGAGGGGGAGCATATAGCAAACCGCGTAGATGACACCAACGGTCAAACGTCTACCGCGTTCAAATTACCCGCGCGCGCCTCTCGCGGACAACTCCCGGCGCGCTACACGGAGTAG